The proteins below come from a single Drosophila suzukii chromosome X, CBGP_Dsuzu_IsoJpt1.0, whole genome shotgun sequence genomic window:
- the LOC108015161 gene encoding uncharacterized protein produces the protein MARLTALSIAVVLHSVLGISYYYYFRGSPGSAAPLLGAWLFSACVVALLQATRIFPSALPTDHGRFRGRHHRGNQTSWGALLLETGICCLVLDVTLTKLWHRIESLCQCAIVGVLQALAVEEHTFLACEYWTLGLTTGLIGACLLWLTLWATALPRKIHCGLLDWRRSLHHHCSSMIFGPLEPGTPIPPQMQESAQSFAT, from the coding sequence ATGGCTCGACTTACGGCTCTGAGCATAGCGGTGGTGCTTCACTCCGTGCTGGGCATCTCGTACTACTACTACTTCCGAGGATCACCCGGCTCCGCTGCCCCTCTTCTGGGCGCCTGGCTCTTCTCGGCCTGCGTGGTGGCCCTGCTCCAGGCCACAAGGATCTTTCCCAGCGCCCTGCCCACCGATCACGGGCGCTTCAGAGGCAGGCATCATCGGGGCAATCAGACATCCTGGGGAGCGCTCCTCCTGGAAACGGGCATCTGTTGCCTGGTGCTGGATGTGACCCTGACCAAGCTGTGGCACCGCATAGAGTCCCTCTGCCAGTGCGCCATTGTGGGTGTCCTCCAGGCCTTGGCCGTCGAGGAGCATACCTTCCTGGCTTGCGAGTACTGGACCTTGGGCCTGACCACCGGCCTGATCGGAGCCTGTCTACTGTGGCTCACCCTCTGGGCCACTGCGCTGCCCCGGAAGATCCATTGTGGCCTGCTCGACTGGCGCCGCTCCCTGCATCACCATTGCTCCTCGATGATCTTCGGGCCGCTAGAGCCGGGCACTCCCATACCGCCCCAGATGCAGGAAAGCGCCCAGAGCTTCGCCACCTAA
- the LOC108014929 gene encoding uncharacterized protein, whose product MLCHRHIHIHCHLFLLQLLAVPLLQGSPVSSPEISNKGSKSPNSVQQQVQQQQQQQQQQEAHLNSLSAYASGYDMAQNQVQTQVLSPTDPAFKPSYKMPEMETNFTPMQTAGTPSVASLPSTPMLMQYLPAQSIQDGTGNTVQYLQLIPTRPIIVPISPYLSAAAAAAAGPPSISAGGQPDFGGRTAAVLSALPPNYAALQGYAAGSINPAAAFRNTYRINREAKDKHFPPTFSLNLNEYLPAASMGLAGGHDASANGPHLYLRARP is encoded by the coding sequence ATGCTGTGCCACCgacacatccacatccactgCCACCTCTTCCTGCTGCAGCTCCTTGCGGTGCCCCTCTTGCAGGGATCCCCCGTTTCGAGTCCGGAAATATCCAATAAGGGCTCCAAGTCGCCGAACAGCGTGCAGCAGCAggtgcaacagcaacagcaacagcagcagcagcaggaggcCCACCTGAATTCGCTGAGTGCCTATGCCAGTGGTTATGACATGGCCCAGAACCAGGTTCAGACGCAGGTCCTGTCGCCCACGGATCCTGCGTTCAAGCCCTCGTACAAGATGCCCGAAATGGAGACCAACTTCACGCCCATGCAAACGGCCGGAACCCCAAGCGTGGCCAGCCTCCCGTCGACTCCCATGCTCATGCAATACCTGCCGGCCCAGTCGATCCAAGATGGTACCGGGAACACCGTCCAGTATCTCCAGCTGATCCCCACCCGACCAATTATAGTGCCCATCTCGCCGTATCTTTCGGCTGCTGCCGCTGCGGCTGCAGGACCTCCGTCTATCTCCGCCGGTGGACAGCCGGACTTTGGGGGAAGGACAGCAGCTGTGTTGAGTGCACTGCCGCCGAACTACGCAGCCCTCCAGGGATACGCCGCCGGGTCCATCAATCCGGCCGCCGCCTTCCGCAACACCTACAGGATCAATCGCGAGGCCAAGGACAAGCACTTTCCGCCCACGTTTTCGCTCAACCTCAACGAGTATCTGCCGGCCGCCTCGATGGGACTGGCTGGTGGCCACGACGCCTCCGCCAACGGCCCACATTTGTACCTGAGGGCCAGACCTTAG
- the LOC108014930 gene encoding uncharacterized protein, whose amino-acid sequence MMLLHLLLLSIVVISGVQAVLSPPPGYDDDTSPLPLRLEDLEREQEQYQHLDLNRPPLLPNHYEWRPDVAASLPPSYIQDAAQRERDLERLQRLEELRQLQRQHQQLSSGYAFPAHLPGVLYVGPTAATPTPTPSAATTTVSSSSARFAKPIVPYDLDLGSNGIQYVTNNALPLPVPRPLGRPPFIYGFTQGNRPTSNHLVVQPLVVQQSKQFAYAPASPPQRHYANGPRIPLPYPPSFVSITTRRPGSEKFRPFRPSQPDPTPDLFAGRSSKSLLDSYIPSWEVLRLIREHSPSPQQQGGFSPIQRQTLAYPAPAHLRLYKRDSQENRGARIVKKSLGQPGKLKEN is encoded by the exons ATG ATGTTGCTTCACCTGCTCCTCCTTTCCATCGTCGTGATTAGTGGCGTCCAAGCTGTCCTTTCACCACCTCCTGGCTACGATGACGACACCTCCCCTCTACCACTTCGCTTGGAGGACCTGGAGCGGGAACAGGAACAGTACCAGCACCTCGATCTCAATAGACCGCCACTTCTGCCCAATCACTACGAATGGCGACCGGATGTGGCCGCCAGTTTACCGCCCAGCTACATCCAGGACGCCGCCCAACGGGAGCGGGACCTCGAGAGGCTGCAACGGTTGGAGGAGCTGCGTCAGCTGCAGCGGCAGCATCAGCAGCTCAGTTCGGGTTACGCCTTTCCCGCCCACCTGCCGGGTGTGCTCTACGT TGGACCCACggcagccacgcccactcccaCGCCCTCGGCAGCCACGACCACAGTGTCCTCCTCTTCAGCACGATTCGCAAAGCCCATAGTTCCCTACGATTTGGACTTGGGCTCAAACGGTATTCAATATGTGACCAATAATGCATTGCCACTGCCAGTGCCTCGCCCCCTTGGACGACCTCCTTTCATCTATGGATTTACCCAGGGCAACAGACCCACCAGCAACCATCTGGTGGTTCAACCCCTGGTGGTTCAGCAGTCCAAGCAGTTTGCCTACGCCCCCGCATCGCCCCCACAGCGACATTATGCCAATGGACCTCGAATTCCACTGCCATATCCCCCGAGTTTTGTGAGCATTACTACTCGAAGGCCCGGATCGGAGAAGTTCAGACCATTCCGGCCATCGCAGCCAGATCCCACGCCCGACTTGTTTGCCGGACGTTCTTCGAAATCTTTGCTAGACTCGTATATCCCCAGCTGGGAGGTTCTGCGCCTGATCAGGGAACACAGTCCTTCTCCGCAGCAACAGGGAGGATTCTCCCCCATCCAACGGCAGACGCTCGCTTATCCAGCTCCGGCGCACTTGCGACTCTATAAGCGAGATTCCCAGGAGAACCGAGGTGCCAGAATCGTGAAGAAGTCGCTGGGACAGCCTGGCAAACTCAAAGAAAACTAA
- the LOC108015156 gene encoding transcription factor SPT20 homolog: MRLALILGTLSAFLCLASGLSQSEASGSKGNGFPKKVTTLKKRPTKTPTTAPISTSRGTTLKPSKPRVKIAKSASTRSPTKAPAVAETFANLPADDLEFIKELDKQFKLHGDKIKIKVERDNSTGSGGKNSKRTIEGDLGYGYSHPGYDYTPPKFMFYPYSQHDIPSGFAHPQPLPEEQEPEPEQAEPQQPAVHHHSHNHEQVTSVTIEPSYSYELKPQTSYETQPQHTAPEQPQIDLPQEEAEGASHASAGYQEPVIVLRIPGPAKYAAHLQTLLQQYLEIRAAQYLSLLQEAEQHQQQQQHQQQHADPPQQYGPPEPATYHQEVTYAHQLAPTPAPVQYAPIDDVYQSYKGRHQQQLQLQQQQYEPQQYYAPMDYQQPTQFYYAQPQSHLQQQPQLYLIAMTQPEPEAEPQQHQHIHQHQQQQQHHHHQQQQHQQPIYVPESDPPTAPGVPEQEPKPEHNLPITENNPRPTHTKVIFNPYPYQQQHEQHQQQQADDEEQHSEGERPFNYHAHSLKMRQGKRAAKPEPAAGDGGSGSESGDHRLQQIREYVREKLGAEMGSAVEYKTTQLLEG; this comes from the exons ATGAGATTAGCATTGATATTG gGCACTCTTAGTGCATTCCTGTGCCTGGCCAGCGGTTTAAGCCAGTCAGAGGCGAGTGGGTCAAAAGGCAATGGCTTTCCCAAAAAGGTCACCACCCTGAAGAAGCGGCCGACCAAAACGCCAACCACGGCGCCAATCTCCACCAGCAGAGGAACCACTCTGAAGCCCAGTAAGCCCCGTGTGAAGATTGCCAAGTCCGCGTCCACCAGAAGCCCCACCAAAGCACCGGCCGTTGCCGAGACATTTGCAAATCTACCCGCTGATGACTTGGAGTTCATCAAGGAGCTGGACAAGCAGTTTAAGCTCCACGGAGACAAGATCAAGATCAAGGTGGAGAGGGACAATTCCACGGGCAGCGGCGGCAAGAACAGCAAGCGGACCATCGAGGGCGACTTAGG ATACGGCTACTCGCATCCTGGCTATGATTACACGCCACCCAAGTTCATGTTCTATCCGTACTCGCAGCACGATATCCCCTCGGGCTTTGCCCATCCCCAGCCACTGCCGGAGGAGCAGGAGCCGGAGCCGGAGCAGGCGGAGCCGCAGCAGCCGGCGGTGCATCACCACAGCCACAACCACGAGCAGGTGACCAGCGTGACCATCGAACCCTCGTACTCCTACGAGCTGAAGCCCCAGACGAGCTATGAGACCCAGCCCCAGCACACGGCCCCTGAGCAGCCGCAGATTGATCTGCCCCAGGAGGAGGCGGAGGGTGCTTCGCATGCCTCTGCTGGCTACCAGGAGCCGGTCATCGTGTTGCGCATTCCTGGTCCCGCCAAGTACGCCGCCCACTTGCAGACCCTTCTCCAGCAGTATCTGGAAATCAGAGCGGCCCAGTACCTCAGTTTGCTCCAGGAGGCAGAGCagcaccagcaacagcagcagcaccagcagcaacatgcgGATCCTCCGCAGCAATATGGACCTCCAGAACCAGCCACGTACCACCAGGAAGTGACATATGCCCACCAACTGGCACCCACTCCGGCGCCCGTGCAGTATGCACCCATCGACGATGTCTACCAGAGCTACAAGGGTCGCCACCAGCAGCAgttgcagctgcagcagcaacagtacGAGCCGCAGCAGTACTATGCGCCCATGGACTACCAGCAGCCCACTCAGTTCTACTATGCCCAGCCGCAATCTCATTTGCAGCAGCAACCTCAGCTCTACCTAATAGCAATGACCCAGCCGGAACCGGAAGCGGAAccgcagcagcatcagcacatccaccaacaccaacagcagcagcaacaccatcatcatcagcagcagcaacatcagcagccaATCTATGTGCCAGAATCTGATCCACCCACAGCTCCTGGTGTTCCGGAACAGGAACCGAAACCTGAGCACAACCTGCCCATCACGGAGAACAACCCGCGACCCACCCACACCAAGGTCATCTTTAATCCCTATCCCTACCAACAGCAACATGAGCagcaccagcaacagcaggcTGACGACGAGGAGCAACATTCGGAGGGTGAAAGGCCGTTCAACTACCATGCCCATAGTCTAAAGATGCGCCAGGGTAAGAGGGCGGCCAAGCCAGAGCCAGCGGCTGGGGACGGGGGTTCCGGATCGGAATCCGGTGACCATCGACTGCAGCAGATCAGGGAGTATGTAAGGGAGAAGCTGGGCGCTGAAATGGGTTCGGCCGTGGAATACAAGACGACGCAGCTGCTCGAGGGCTGA